The region GTCAACAACATGATTGTGCGCAAATGCCCTGCCTATGACGAACCCTATCCAATCCCCGATTACTGGGGAGTGGACCGCGCTACCTATACGACTTACATTATCAATTACGATGTGATAGGAGATTATGACGACGCTCTCAATGCGTACTTTTCGATGATTGAATATCCAGCGACTACGATGCTTATTGCAGAAAGCGCTTCGGGATTCACATGGTTTTCTGGAGACGAATGGTGGAATACATGGACGTGCGCAGATATGATTATGCACAACAGCGGAATGCATTATAAAGAATATTTATCCGTTAAACGAACATTGAGCGGCAACCAAACCGACCAAAGCAAATTCGCATTCCAAGCGAATGTCGTTTTGATTGCCGCAGATAGTCACGCGAAAGCAGCGAAAATGTCGAACGATCGCCCCAGAAAGATCGTAAACGGAAAAATCATCGAACCCTTCTGGGGGGGCATGACGTGCGACCCGAAACTTACAGAGTTTTAACAATTTGAAGAATATTTCTCATTCCAGGGTTAGACGAGTAAGTTCTTCCTGAATCCATTTCACGATTTCTTCCGTCGAAGTCTCCTTCGAAAATCTTTTCGGCTCCCCGATTCTCACTCTAACCCCCCCGAATGCAGGACGTGGAATAAGAGAACGAAAAGGCATTATCCGATTCGTCCCTCGCAGACCCACACACAAAACCGGAACACCGGTCATGCGCGCAATCATCGCAGCCCCCGGCTGAATCGGCTGCAACTGCCCCGATTCACTCAACTGGCCTTCGGGAAAAATTACGACCGCCTCTCCACGCTCCAGATAATGCATCGCCATTCGTATTGCAGCCCTATCAGGTGCACCCCGCTTTACCGGAAACGCTCGCAACCACCGAATCAACCCACCGAAAAACCGAATCCTGAAAAGCTCTTCTTTCGCCATGAAATAAACGGGTCTTTGTATCGCGTAAGCGACGACTGGAGGGTCACAATCGCTGATATGATTCGCCAACACGAGTAAAGGACCACTCTTCGGCACCTTTTCTCTTCCCTCGACCCGCACTGGGCCAAAAAGAAACATTACCAATGCAAGCGGAAATTTCCCTATCTGGAAAAACCACGAAGGGTACGGCACTCCAGTATTATGCTATTGGAAACCCGAAAGGCAGTATAACTTCGCTATAGGAAATTCACGCTTGCCCTTGGGTTGAATAAATGAAATGCGACTTCTATCGCTAAAAAGGAGGTTCATATGAACATCAATGAACAAAACCTTCGCTTACTCGAAACGAAATACGCTGACTACCTCGAAGGCTCTTTAGTGGATGAGTTTTTGAACGACTTCGGCATCAAATTCGCCGCGGGACATTGGTGTGCAGGCGAGTTTTACGATAGGTTTTGTCCCGTGGGCTACAACAGCAACATAAATTTCGACAACAGTGTTCCTGCTCAAATCTCTCGCGTTGCGAAAGCCGGAATCAAAGGAATCGAATTTCACAATGTCCTTTTCACCAGCAAAGACGGCAAAGATCCAGAAAAAATCGAGGAAGCCCGGAAAGCTCTCGAGCAACACAATGTCGTAGCAACGAACATGAACATGAATACCTGGACAGACCCGAAATGGAAATTCGGAGGAATTACGCATCCAGATCCTTCAGTTCGTAAAGATGCCCTCGCCATGTGTTTAGAAGGAGTGGAAATTGCAAAAGAACTCGGATGTGTGTCATGTAACATCTGGCCTGGAAGTGACGGTTGGGATTATCACTTCGAAACGAACTACGGAAAGCGTTTCGATTGGTATATCGAAGGATGTACGAAGATTGCAAAAAAATGCGATGAAAAAGGACTCAAATTCGGAACAGAACCCAAACAGAAAGAACCTCGCGAAGGAAATATGATTGTGAACACGGTCGCAAAAGCCGCTATCGTTGCTTTAGAAGTCAACAAAAATCTCGGCAAAACCGTGATGGGTGTAGTGATTGACTATGGTCACGAACAAATGGTCGGAAACACCCCTGCCGATTCTTTATATATGTTGAAACGCGTCGGTGTGCCCATAGC is a window of Fimbriimonadales bacterium DNA encoding:
- a CDS encoding prepilin-type N-terminal cleavage/methylation domain-containing protein — protein: MTSRKTAFTLIELLVVIAIIAILAAILFPVFARAKEKAKQIACLNNANQMGKALMLYAGDYDDRLMTRPDNNYPWTDEDAWYTWLDWVNPYVNNMIVRKCPAYDEPYPIPDYWGVDRATYTTYIINYDVIGDYDDALNAYFSMIEYPATTMLIAESASGFTWFSGDEWWNTWTCADMIMHNSGMHYKEYLSVKRTLSGNQTDQSKFAFQANVVLIAADSHAKAAKMSNDRPRKIVNGKIIEPFWGGMTCDPKLTEF
- a CDS encoding lysophospholipid acyltransferase family protein, yielding MFLFGPVRVEGREKVPKSGPLLVLANHISDCDPPVVAYAIQRPVYFMAKEELFRIRFFGGLIRWLRAFPVKRGAPDRAAIRMAMHYLERGEAVVIFPEGQLSESGQLQPIQPGAAMIARMTGVPVLCVGLRGTNRIMPFRSLIPRPAFGGVRVRIGEPKRFSKETSTEEIVKWIQEELTRLTLE
- a CDS encoding sugar phosphate isomerase/epimerase family protein is translated as MNINEQNLRLLETKYADYLEGSLVDEFLNDFGIKFAAGHWCAGEFYDRFCPVGYNSNINFDNSVPAQISRVAKAGIKGIEFHNVLFTSKDGKDPEKIEEARKALEQHNVVATNMNMNTWTDPKWKFGGITHPDPSVRKDALAMCLEGVEIAKELGCVSCNIWPGSDGWDYHFETNYGKRFDWYIEGCTKIAKKCDEKGLKFGTEPKQKEPREGNMIVNTVAKAAIVALEVNKNLGKTVMGVVIDYGHEQMVGNTPADSLYMLKRVGVPIANFHINGAKYNSNDEDRIAGTDDIWRLVDFCYAAIDTGYDGWFGEDQFTYRTEQVVSMRLSMEFFANCMKKAMKIYAKRNELEKAQSSGDAANTIQVVKRILYSG